The Amylolactobacillus amylophilus DSM 20533 = JCM 1125 genome contains a region encoding:
- the mutM gene encoding bifunctional DNA-formamidopyrimidine glycosylase/DNA-(apurinic or apyrimidinic site) lyase, translating into MPELPEVETVRKSLIPQIKNKTIKDIKIPYEAIVVGDAQEFINSLRGETFIDVDRFGKYLVFRLTNDKSVVSHLRMEGKYHIVPQKTPLDKHEHLVYELTDGTDLRYADVRKFGRLQLVETGTEAVVTGISKLGPEPNSAAFTLDYFEAGLKTRKKNIKNVLLDQGIVTGLGNIYVDEVLWLSKIHPLTPANKLEHAEIAELFTAINEEITLAIQNHGTTVFTYLDASGHAGSMQNHLHAYSHGNEPCERCGTIMEKIKVSGRGTVFCPHCQVVK; encoded by the coding sequence ATGCCTGAGTTACCAGAAGTTGAGACAGTACGGAAGAGTCTAATTCCCCAGATTAAGAATAAGACCATTAAAGATATAAAGATTCCCTATGAAGCAATTGTTGTGGGGGATGCCCAGGAATTTATTAATAGTCTTCGGGGGGAGACCTTCATTGATGTGGACCGGTTTGGTAAATACCTGGTCTTTAGATTAACCAATGACAAGTCGGTGGTCTCGCACTTGCGGATGGAGGGTAAATACCACATTGTTCCCCAAAAGACACCGCTTGATAAACATGAACACTTGGTATATGAGTTAACCGATGGCACCGACTTGCGCTATGCAGATGTCCGGAAGTTTGGGCGGCTCCAACTGGTTGAGACTGGCACGGAAGCCGTGGTTACCGGAATTAGTAAGCTTGGACCAGAGCCCAATTCTGCTGCTTTCACGCTTGATTACTTTGAAGCAGGGCTAAAGACCAGGAAGAAGAATATCAAGAATGTGTTATTGGATCAGGGGATAGTGACCGGTCTTGGTAATATTTATGTTGATGAGGTTCTTTGGCTGAGCAAGATTCATCCGTTGACTCCGGCCAATAAGTTAGAACACGCAGAAATCGCCGAGTTATTTACGGCCATTAATGAGGAGATAACTTTAGCCATTCAGAATCACGGTACGACGGTCTTTACCTACCTCGATGCCAGCGGTCATGCCGGTAGCATGCAGAATCATCTCCACGCATATTCGCACGGAAATGAACCGTGTGAACGTTGCGGTACGATTATGGAGAAAATCAAAGTTAGCGGTAGGGGAACGGTCTTTTGTCCCCATTGTCAGGTTGTAAAATGA
- the polA gene encoding DNA polymerase I: MAAKKLLLIDGNSVAFRAFFALYNQVERFTNGDGLHTSAIFAFKNMLDVVLKREQPDNVLVAFDAGKTTFRTKMFDDYKGSRAKTPVELLEQLPYLREMLTYLGIKSYELAEYEADDIIGTLALAGEKAGYDVVVVTGDRDLTQLSTDKVRVDVTVKGVNEIEQYTPAHVLEKLGVTPRQIIDLKALTGDTSDNYPGVTKVGKVTAEKLVKEYGSVEGIYEQIDSMKQSKMKENLLNDREQAFLSKQLATIKQDAPLEITLAETVLKEPDLIKLRQFYQQMNFQSFLAKLDQNNAINLDLGADEGAATVPVQPEIQYVTLTREMLKANIFGNQSEVTFYLELLGENYHLADLIGFGLLVADQIYVSDDVTLLQEPAVKSMLMDESIKKNVFDLKRTTVALNRLGITAAGLNYDMLLASYLINNENNSNDVSTVAAQYDYTSVLSDEAVFGKGVKTAVPTEVAELLQHIANKLMAISDLKPTLLKKLAEHEQDSLYDEIEIPLAKVLAQMEITGITVKAPTLTTMQNDLALRLQELEQKIYAEVGEEFNLNSPKQLGTILFDKLGLPPIKKTKTGYSTSVEVLEELKSQSPVVQEILDYRQINKIQSTYVTGLLKVIMGDGKVHTRYLQTLTATGRLSSVDPNLQNIPIRIDEGKQIRKAFVASKPGWQIFSSDYSQIELRVLAHVSGDQTMQQAFMDGIDIHANTAIRIFNLSSPHEVTSLMRRQAKAVNFGIVYGISDFGLAKNIGIARSQAKQFIEGYFATYPQVHEFMQQSVKSARENGFVETIMHRRRYLPDIHSKNFNLRSFAERTAMNSPIQGGAADIIKIAMINMNKALAENKLQTRMLLQVHDELIFEVPDEELETIKKLVPSVMDSAVKLDVPLKVEYGYGPTWYDVK; this comes from the coding sequence ATGGCAGCTAAAAAGCTTTTACTAATTGACGGAAATTCTGTGGCGTTCCGAGCATTCTTTGCACTATACAATCAGGTGGAGCGCTTCACTAATGGTGACGGGCTGCATACAAGTGCGATTTTTGCATTCAAAAACATGCTGGACGTCGTGTTGAAGAGAGAACAACCTGATAATGTGCTCGTGGCATTCGATGCTGGTAAGACGACGTTTCGGACCAAAATGTTCGACGACTATAAAGGGAGTCGCGCGAAGACACCGGTCGAATTACTCGAGCAGTTACCGTATTTGCGGGAGATGCTTACTTACCTCGGAATCAAGAGTTACGAGTTAGCTGAGTATGAGGCTGATGATATCATTGGCACGCTAGCCTTAGCTGGCGAGAAAGCGGGTTACGACGTGGTTGTGGTGACGGGCGACCGTGACCTCACACAGCTTAGTACGGATAAGGTACGGGTCGATGTGACCGTGAAGGGTGTGAATGAGATTGAGCAGTATACCCCGGCTCATGTGCTAGAAAAACTAGGTGTGACGCCGCGCCAAATTATCGATTTGAAGGCATTGACGGGCGATACTAGTGACAACTACCCAGGCGTGACCAAGGTCGGTAAGGTGACCGCAGAGAAATTGGTTAAAGAGTATGGTTCAGTCGAGGGAATCTACGAGCAGATTGACTCGATGAAGCAGAGCAAGATGAAAGAAAATCTGCTCAATGACCGTGAACAGGCGTTTTTGAGCAAGCAACTGGCGACAATCAAGCAGGATGCGCCGCTAGAGATTACCCTGGCTGAGACAGTGCTAAAAGAGCCTGACTTGATAAAGCTACGGCAGTTCTACCAGCAGATGAACTTCCAGAGTTTTCTAGCGAAGCTTGATCAGAATAATGCCATTAACCTAGATTTGGGTGCTGATGAGGGAGCCGCTACTGTGCCTGTCCAACCGGAGATTCAGTATGTGACTCTGACTAGGGAGATGCTGAAAGCTAATATCTTTGGTAACCAGTCTGAAGTAACGTTCTATCTGGAGCTGCTAGGTGAAAATTACCACTTGGCCGACCTAATTGGTTTTGGATTGCTGGTCGCAGACCAGATTTACGTCAGTGATGACGTGACACTTTTGCAAGAACCGGCTGTGAAAAGCATGCTAATGGACGAAAGCATCAAGAAAAATGTCTTTGACTTGAAGAGAACCACGGTCGCGTTGAATAGATTAGGTATCACGGCCGCTGGATTAAATTATGATATGTTGTTGGCTAGTTATCTGATTAATAATGAGAACAACAGTAACGACGTGAGCACAGTGGCTGCTCAATACGATTACACTAGTGTATTGAGCGATGAGGCTGTGTTCGGTAAGGGTGTAAAAACCGCTGTACCGACCGAAGTAGCCGAATTACTACAACATATCGCTAACAAATTAATGGCGATTAGTGACTTGAAGCCAACGCTACTGAAGAAGCTGGCGGAGCATGAACAAGACTCGTTGTATGATGAGATTGAAATTCCTCTGGCCAAAGTTCTAGCCCAAATGGAGATAACGGGTATCACGGTAAAAGCGCCGACGTTGACTACAATGCAAAATGATTTGGCGTTGCGGTTACAAGAGCTGGAGCAGAAAATTTACGCGGAAGTGGGGGAAGAATTCAACCTGAATTCACCAAAACAACTGGGTACAATTCTATTCGATAAATTGGGTCTACCACCAATTAAGAAGACTAAGACTGGTTACTCAACCTCGGTTGAGGTACTGGAAGAGCTAAAGAGTCAGAGTCCTGTGGTGCAGGAGATCCTTGATTATCGGCAAATCAATAAGATTCAATCGACCTATGTAACCGGGCTGTTGAAGGTCATTATGGGTGACGGAAAGGTACATACCCGTTACCTCCAGACCTTGACCGCAACGGGTCGCCTCTCGTCAGTCGATCCTAACCTGCAAAATATTCCCATTAGAATAGACGAAGGAAAACAAATCAGGAAAGCGTTTGTTGCCAGCAAACCGGGTTGGCAAATCTTCTCGAGTGATTATTCGCAGATTGAACTGCGGGTCCTGGCGCATGTTTCCGGTGATCAGACGATGCAACAGGCATTTATGGATGGAATTGATATTCACGCAAACACGGCCATACGCATTTTCAACTTGAGTAGTCCTCATGAGGTGACCAGTCTGATGCGTCGCCAGGCCAAAGCCGTTAACTTCGGGATTGTCTATGGCATCTCGGACTTCGGCCTAGCTAAGAATATTGGCATTGCCAGAAGCCAGGCTAAGCAATTTATCGAAGGTTATTTCGCTACTTATCCGCAGGTACACGAGTTTATGCAACAATCTGTCAAAAGTGCGCGTGAAAATGGGTTCGTCGAGACGATCATGCACAGAAGACGTTATCTCCCAGACATTCATTCGAAGAACTTTAACCTCCGATCTTTCGCAGAACGAACAGCGATGAACTCACCGATTCAGGGTGGGGCAGCCGATATTATCAAGATTGCGATGATTAATATGAATAAAGCATTGGCTGAGAATAAGTTACAGACGCGCATGCTTTTGCAAGTTCACGATGAATTGATTTTTGAAGTGCCAGATGAAGAACTAGAAACAATTAAAAAATTAGTACCAAGTGTGATGGATTCGGCCGTGAAGTTGGATGTGCCACTAAAGGTGGAGTATGGCTACGGTCCAACTTGGTATGATGTAAAGTGA
- the murC gene encoding UDP-N-acetylmuramate--L-alanine ligase, with protein sequence MLKKDANYYFIGIKGTGMAGLALVMHDLGYKVSGSDIEQHTFTQEPLLAAGIEVLPFAAKNINAGLTIVKGNAFKEDHPEVKRALELNLKIMSYPDTLAELLPQYTSIGVAGAHGKTSTTGLMAHVLGGVLPTSYLVGDGTGRGIANSRFFVYEADEYRRHFLAYHPDYMVMTNIDFDHPDYFKDIDDVTAAFQTAADQTRKGLFVWGDDERLANLKTDIQKFTYGLKETDDYRAVNIKRDELGAQFDVLYHGDSLGRFTIRLFGEHNIMNSLAVIGVAHQEGLNMVDVANELVSYQGTKRRFAETDYKDVVVIDDYAHHPTEMKATLQAARQKFPDMKLVAIFQPHTYSRTKQFAAEFAEILRTADKAYVTPIFGSARESTGDISSEMLVDQIGKDSEVIKLENISDLTENKNSVMVFMGAGDIQKYETAYEKLL encoded by the coding sequence GTGCTAAAAAAAGACGCAAATTATTATTTTATTGGAATTAAGGGAACCGGGATGGCCGGTCTCGCATTGGTCATGCATGACCTGGGTTACAAAGTTTCCGGCAGTGACATTGAACAGCACACATTTACACAGGAACCCTTGCTTGCAGCAGGAATTGAGGTATTACCTTTTGCGGCAAAGAACATTAATGCAGGGCTCACCATCGTGAAGGGAAATGCCTTTAAGGAAGATCATCCTGAGGTTAAGCGTGCGCTCGAGCTGAACCTAAAAATTATGAGTTATCCCGATACGTTGGCTGAACTACTGCCACAGTACACGAGTATTGGCGTTGCCGGTGCACATGGTAAAACGAGCACAACGGGTCTAATGGCACACGTCCTTGGCGGTGTTCTGCCTACCAGCTACTTAGTGGGGGATGGAACCGGTCGTGGTATTGCCAATTCGCGGTTCTTCGTCTATGAGGCTGATGAGTATCGGCGGCATTTTCTGGCTTACCACCCCGATTACATGGTGATGACGAATATTGACTTTGATCACCCTGATTACTTTAAAGATATTGATGACGTAACGGCGGCGTTCCAAACGGCGGCAGACCAGACCAGAAAGGGCTTGTTTGTTTGGGGCGATGATGAGCGATTAGCTAATTTAAAGACTGACATTCAAAAGTTCACATATGGTCTGAAAGAAACCGATGACTATCGCGCGGTTAATATCAAAAGAGACGAACTTGGTGCGCAGTTTGATGTGCTCTATCACGGGGATTCTTTGGGACGGTTTACTATCCGCCTGTTCGGTGAACACAATATCATGAACAGCTTGGCCGTGATTGGTGTCGCACACCAAGAGGGCCTAAATATGGTTGATGTTGCCAATGAGTTGGTCAGCTATCAGGGTACGAAGCGCCGTTTTGCTGAGACCGATTACAAAGACGTGGTCGTCATTGACGATTACGCGCACCACCCAACGGAGATGAAGGCCACGCTGCAGGCTGCAAGACAGAAGTTTCCGGATATGAAGCTGGTAGCAATTTTCCAACCACACACGTACAGCAGAACGAAACAGTTTGCTGCTGAGTTCGCTGAAATTCTCCGTACCGCGGATAAAGCCTACGTGACGCCAATCTTCGGTTCAGCCAGAGAGTCTACCGGAGATATTTCGAGCGAGATGCTGGTGGATCAAATTGGCAAGGATTCAGAGGTAATCAAGTTAGAGAATATTTCAGATTTGACCGAGAACAAGAATTCTGTCATGGTATTCATGGGTGCAGGTGATATTCAGAAATATGAGACTGCGTACGAGAAATTACTATAA
- the ytpR gene encoding YtpR family tRNA-binding protein, whose protein sequence is MITSINQTAFPNTLIAILGPDQGEQSSEQKQNVVRIFNQDNQTIGFNFFQIDSVLDLTNATNGRIKLTSAQINKLNEYLISVGFKAELPTVEKKTLVYGYVKTSEPHPDSDHLHVTTVDVGDETDYQIVCGAPNIAAGQKVVVALPETMMPDGAIIWPGALRGVESYGMITSARELGLKHAPDKRGILVLPNDFPVGHEFEPEKVDRLLAKGAI, encoded by the coding sequence GTGATAACTAGCATTAATCAAACAGCATTTCCCAATACATTGATTGCAATTCTTGGCCCAGATCAGGGAGAACAGTCTTCAGAACAGAAGCAAAATGTTGTTCGGATTTTCAACCAGGACAATCAGACAATCGGCTTCAACTTTTTTCAAATTGATTCGGTGCTAGACTTAACGAACGCAACAAACGGTCGGATTAAGCTGACCAGCGCCCAGATTAATAAATTGAACGAGTACTTAATCAGTGTGGGCTTTAAGGCCGAGTTGCCGACTGTGGAGAAGAAGACTCTAGTCTACGGCTACGTTAAGACATCTGAGCCGCACCCGGATTCTGATCACCTGCATGTGACAACTGTAGACGTTGGTGACGAGACAGATTATCAGATTGTCTGTGGTGCGCCGAACATCGCTGCCGGGCAGAAAGTTGTTGTGGCGCTACCGGAAACCATGATGCCAGATGGTGCCATTATTTGGCCCGGAGCATTGCGTGGTGTGGAGAGCTATGGCATGATCACGAGTGCTCGTGAGCTTGGACTAAAGCACGCACCTGACAAGCGTGGGATTCTGGTACTGCCAAATGATTTCCCGGTTGGCCATGAGTTTGAACCAGAGAAAGTTGATCGATTATTAGCAAAAGGAGCCATTTAG
- a CDS encoding thioredoxin family protein gives MKKIEELTISELPELVKEGRTVLFFTASWCGDCKFLKPFMPAVESDFADIKFIEVDTDASMDLAQELNIFGIPSMVVFQDGQEVGRLVNKDRKTKQEVEDFLNSVA, from the coding sequence ATGAAAAAAATTGAAGAATTAACAATTAGCGAATTACCTGAACTAGTGAAAGAGGGTAGAACGGTGCTCTTCTTTACTGCTAGCTGGTGTGGGGACTGCAAGTTCCTGAAACCATTCATGCCTGCGGTCGAGAGTGACTTTGCCGACATTAAGTTCATCGAAGTGGACACTGATGCTTCAATGGACTTGGCCCAAGAGCTAAATATCTTTGGGATACCAAGCATGGTTGTTTTCCAGGATGGGCAAGAAGTCGGTCGCTTGGTGAACAAAGACAGAAAGACCAAACAAGAAGTGGAAGACTTCTTGAATTCAGTTGCCTAA
- the trmB gene encoding tRNA (guanosine(46)-N7)-methyltransferase TrmB, producing the protein MRLKNKPWAHELVEAHPEKVLIRPEGKIDWQKRFTNPDLPLRIEVGSGKGQFIIRQAQAHPKINFVAIELQTSAAGVILRDELKLALPNLQILLGDGKMVDTYFARESVDLVYLNFSDPWPKTRHEKRRLTYRDFLRSYENILQIDGHIEFKTDNRGLFEYSLVSMNNYAMKFDYVNLDLHNSDDEVVAQNIQTEYEEKFSRRGHPIYALHAHFQKK; encoded by the coding sequence ATGAGATTGAAGAACAAACCGTGGGCACATGAATTAGTGGAGGCCCACCCAGAAAAAGTTTTAATTCGGCCTGAAGGCAAGATTGATTGGCAGAAACGTTTTACAAATCCTGACTTACCTCTGCGCATCGAGGTTGGTTCCGGGAAGGGCCAATTTATTATTAGACAAGCTCAAGCACACCCGAAGATTAATTTTGTAGCAATTGAATTACAGACAAGCGCGGCGGGCGTTATTTTAAGAGATGAGCTCAAGTTAGCCCTCCCAAACCTACAGATACTGTTGGGAGATGGTAAGATGGTTGACACTTACTTTGCACGAGAGAGCGTTGACCTAGTCTACTTGAACTTCTCTGATCCTTGGCCAAAAACACGCCACGAGAAGAGAAGACTGACCTACCGTGACTTTCTAAGGTCATATGAGAACATCCTACAAATAGATGGCCACATTGAGTTTAAGACCGACAACCGTGGGCTGTTCGAATATTCGCTAGTGAGTATGAATAACTACGCCATGAAGTTTGACTACGTTAATTTGGACCTCCATAACTCGGATGACGAGGTGGTGGCGCAGAACATCCAGACTGAATACGAGGAGAAGTTCTCACGGCGGGGCCACCCAATCTATGCACTCCACGCTCATTTCCAAAAAAAATAA
- a CDS encoding ABC transporter permease encodes MSELFQKRLQKNLQQNIKYLTLVFNDFFVLALIFLLGGFLFWYAQILRQIPDNQWYYQPLLALILFIPLTVGKLATLFKSADSQFIWTNDDAIAPYMRRARNYSMVVPTIIILLVTGLAFPFATVKAGVSLPGFLMLLLGLILAKYNHLTLLSTNFFENNQQGLSNWLVALDLVGVVAGIYLPGVSLAVELGEWLFIRLTRGWSGLFDWTKAIEYEQRRMEVVQGFYSLFTDIPERPIKIKRRKYLDFVLTKIEHKPTPDFYLFQRTLLRNPEFLNLVVRMTVFALLIAFMVQDIRFVVGLNFLIVFLTLYQLLPLYSQFERNSMYRSLPINPKGKQKAFQRVIGGVILAQTLVIALWWLIVLPNKLPVLLGVIVLVALNILSLVVYLPGRTKKLASQSVYRTPIKNKRKN; translated from the coding sequence ATGAGTGAATTATTTCAGAAACGACTACAGAAAAACCTGCAACAGAACATTAAGTATCTCACACTAGTTTTCAACGACTTCTTTGTACTTGCGTTGATCTTTCTCCTAGGTGGTTTCTTATTCTGGTATGCGCAGATTTTACGCCAAATCCCGGATAATCAGTGGTACTACCAACCGCTCCTAGCGCTGATCCTGTTTATCCCGCTCACGGTGGGCAAGCTGGCCACGCTATTTAAGTCGGCCGATAGCCAGTTTATCTGGACCAATGACGATGCGATTGCCCCTTACATGAGACGTGCACGCAATTACAGCATGGTTGTTCCGACAATCATCATTCTCCTAGTGACCGGGTTGGCTTTCCCTTTTGCAACGGTGAAAGCTGGCGTCAGCTTACCGGGATTTTTAATGCTCTTGCTCGGTTTAATCCTTGCAAAGTATAATCATCTGACGTTATTAAGCACCAATTTCTTTGAAAATAATCAGCAAGGATTATCGAACTGGCTGGTAGCACTTGATTTGGTCGGCGTCGTAGCGGGAATATATCTTCCTGGTGTGAGCCTCGCGGTTGAACTCGGCGAGTGGTTATTCATTAGGTTAACCAGAGGCTGGTCCGGTCTGTTTGATTGGACCAAGGCCATCGAGTATGAGCAGCGGAGAATGGAGGTTGTGCAGGGTTTCTATAGCCTATTTACGGATATTCCGGAACGACCAATCAAAATCAAGCGGCGTAAGTACCTGGATTTTGTACTCACCAAGATTGAGCACAAGCCAACGCCAGACTTTTATCTATTTCAAAGAACTTTGTTGCGTAACCCAGAATTTCTGAATTTGGTTGTGCGCATGACGGTATTTGCGCTGTTAATTGCATTCATGGTTCAAGATATACGCTTTGTCGTGGGCTTGAATTTCTTGATTGTCTTCCTGACACTCTACCAGTTATTGCCACTCTATTCGCAGTTTGAGCGTAATTCAATGTACCGCTCTTTACCGATTAACCCCAAGGGTAAGCAAAAGGCATTTCAAAGAGTAATTGGAGGTGTGATCTTGGCTCAAACCCTGGTCATTGCCCTCTGGTGGCTAATTGTCCTCCCAAATAAATTACCGGTTTTACTTGGCGTAATTGTGCTGGTTGCCCTGAACATATTGAGTTTAGTGGTTTATTTACCGGGTAGAACGAAGAAGTTGGCATCACAGTCTGTATATCGGACCCCAATAAAGAATAAAAGGAAGAACTAA
- a CDS encoding ABC transporter ATP-binding protein: protein MGLIIKNLVGGYQNVPVIKGINLEIQPGEAVGLIGLNGAGKSTTIKHVLGLLRPISGEISLNELTLKEQPTQFKQQVAVIPETPVLYPELTLKEHLELTILAYGLDRGHVWPHALELLKLFRLDDKLGWLPIHFSKGMKQKVMIVNAFLTDAQLLIIDEPFTGLDPLAVANLIDLINSAKRAGKMVLLTTHVLQTARRALERYVVLNNGLIVLDGSLDSIKQHYEIADDNFGELYQKLAVEQSK from the coding sequence ATGGGATTAATAATTAAGAATCTGGTCGGCGGGTATCAGAATGTGCCGGTTATCAAGGGAATTAACCTTGAAATACAGCCAGGTGAGGCGGTTGGACTGATTGGTCTGAATGGGGCCGGCAAGTCGACCACGATTAAGCATGTGTTGGGTTTGCTGCGGCCAATTAGTGGCGAAATCAGTCTGAATGAATTGACGCTAAAGGAGCAGCCGACGCAATTTAAGCAGCAGGTAGCCGTGATTCCGGAAACGCCAGTCCTTTATCCGGAATTGACGCTTAAGGAGCACCTTGAGCTAACCATTCTGGCATACGGGTTAGACAGAGGACATGTCTGGCCGCATGCGTTAGAATTATTAAAGCTGTTTAGATTAGACGACAAGCTGGGCTGGCTGCCAATCCACTTCTCTAAGGGTATGAAGCAAAAGGTCATGATTGTGAATGCTTTCCTGACAGATGCACAGCTCTTGATTATTGACGAGCCATTTACCGGATTAGACCCCTTGGCCGTGGCGAATCTGATTGATTTAATCAATTCTGCTAAGAGGGCCGGTAAAATGGTGTTACTAACAACTCATGTCCTTCAGACCGCGAGAAGGGCTTTGGAAAGGTACGTGGTCTTGAACAACGGACTCATCGTGCTTGATGGCTCACTCGACTCCATTAAACAGCATTATGAAATTGCAGACGATAATTTCGGTGAGTTGTACCAGAAGCTCGCAGTGGAGCAGTCAAAATGA
- a CDS encoding HIT family protein: MEKTMNDDCIFCKIIQGEIPSYTVFENDDVKAFLDISQVTPGHTLMIPKKHIANMFEFSKEDAAKYLKYIPEIARAVKGFDPEIKGMNIANNNGAVAYQSVFHAHIHFVPRYSDHDGFKMVWTDNSAQYDNEQYQAIADKIKQQFEVE, encoded by the coding sequence ATGGAAAAGACAATGAATGATGACTGTATCTTCTGCAAAATTATCCAAGGAGAGATTCCGAGCTACACCGTCTTTGAAAACGACGATGTGAAAGCATTCCTCGATATCTCTCAGGTAACACCGGGTCACACCCTGATGATCCCGAAGAAGCACATTGCAAACATGTTTGAATTTTCAAAGGAAGACGCCGCAAAATACCTCAAGTATATTCCCGAAATCGCGCGAGCAGTCAAGGGTTTTGACCCTGAAATCAAAGGAATGAACATTGCCAATAACAATGGTGCTGTTGCCTATCAATCAGTCTTTCACGCACACATCCACTTCGTGCCTCGTTATTCTGACCACGACGGCTTCAAGATGGTGTGGACAGACAATAGTGCCCAATACGACAACGAGCAGTATCAAGCAATCGCCGACAAAATCAAACAACAATTCGAGGTAGAATAA
- a CDS encoding peptidylprolyl isomerase PrsA, giving the protein MNRLVKKVGVVLGVAGLSLTLAACSNDKTVVSYKGGKITQSEFYDELKKSSSGQSTLANMIIEKSLDEQYGDKVSSKKVTKEFNNYKKQYGSQFDSVLTQNGLTQATFKKNIRTNMLTEVALKDLKKVTAKQEQKAWKSFEPKVTVQHILVEKEDTAKTIIAELDKGTSFKSLAKKYSTDDATKEDAGKLPAFDNSDTTLDSTFKEAAFKLKQGEYTKTAVKTEYGYHVIKMIKRPAKGTLKERKAEIDKQIYDSWLQDSTVMQGVIAKVLKKADPNIKDSDLKSVLSQYATSTTSSSVSK; this is encoded by the coding sequence ATGAACAGATTAGTAAAAAAAGTAGGAGTGGTCCTCGGTGTAGCCGGACTCTCATTGACACTCGCTGCATGCTCAAACGACAAAACAGTCGTTAGTTATAAAGGTGGTAAAATCACCCAAAGTGAGTTCTACGATGAACTGAAGAAATCATCTTCAGGCCAATCAACTCTTGCAAACATGATTATTGAGAAATCCTTGGATGAACAATATGGTGACAAGGTCTCAAGCAAAAAGGTCACGAAGGAATTCAACAACTACAAAAAGCAATACGGTTCCCAATTCGATTCAGTTCTGACCCAGAATGGTTTGACCCAAGCAACATTCAAGAAGAATATCAGAACTAACATGTTGACGGAAGTTGCTTTAAAAGACTTGAAGAAGGTTACTGCTAAACAAGAACAAAAGGCTTGGAAGAGCTTCGAACCTAAAGTAACCGTACAACATATCCTCGTTGAGAAGGAAGACACAGCTAAGACTATTATCGCCGAATTAGACAAGGGTACGAGTTTCAAGTCGTTGGCTAAGAAATATTCGACTGATGATGCAACAAAAGAAGACGCAGGCAAGTTACCCGCTTTTGACAACAGCGATACCACGCTCGACTCCACATTTAAGGAAGCTGCATTCAAGTTGAAGCAAGGCGAATACACGAAGACGGCTGTGAAGACAGAATACGGCTACCACGTAATCAAGATGATTAAGCGCCCAGCTAAGGGAACTTTGAAGGAAAGAAAAGCTGAAATCGATAAGCAAATCTATGATTCATGGCTCCAAGATTCTACTGTAATGCAGGGTGTCATTGCGAAGGTCTTGAAGAAGGCTGATCCAAACATCAAGGATAGCGACCTGAAGAGTGTATTATCCCAGTATGCAACATCAACAACTTCATCAAGCGTTTCTAAGTAA